In the genome of Pseudonocardia cypriaca, the window TTGCCAGCACGTATCCGGTTCTCGATATGCCGGCGATATGCGCGGGCTCGTAGCATCGAGAGCTTGTGCGCGTGTTGATCGTCGAGGACGAGCCGTACCTGGCAGAAGCGATCCGCGACGGCCTGCGCCTTGAGGCGATCGCGGCCGACGTCGCCGGTGACGGTGACACCGCTCTGGAGCTGCTGAGCATCAACGCCTACGACATCGCCGTCCTCGACCGCGACATCCCCGGGCCTTCCGGCGACGAGATCGCGCGGCGCATCGTCGCCTCCGGCAGCGGCATGCCGATCCTCATGCTCACCGCCGCCGACCGGCTCGACGACAAGGCCTCCGGGTTCGGACTCGGCGCCGACGACTACCTCACCAAGCCGTTCGACATGCGCGAGCTCGTCCTCCGGCTCAGGGCACTCGACCGCAGGCGTGCGCACAGCAGACCACCCGTGCGGGAGATCGCGGGCCTGCGGGTGGATCCGTTCCGCCGCGAGGTGTACCGCGACGGCCGCTACGTCCCGCTCACCCGCAAGCAGTTCGCCGTGCTCGAGGTCCTCGTCGCTGCCGAGGGTGGTGTCGTCAGCGCCGAGGAGCTCCTGGAACGCGCGTGGGACGAGAACGCCGACCCGTTCACCAACGCCGTGCGCATCACCGTCTCGGCACTGCGCAAACGCCTCGGCGAACCCGCGATCATCGCCACCGTGGCCGGCGTCGGCTACCGCATCGAGACGGCAGCGGGCGCCCGGTCGTGAGCGAGGAGGAGACCGTGGACCGGCGGCCCGGGTTGAGCGTTCGCCTCAAGCTCACCCTCAGCTACGCCGGGTTCCTCATGCTCGCAGGTGCCCTGCTGCTCGCGGCGGTGTGGGTGTTCCTGCTGCGCGGAACGCCCACCAGCTACTCCTTCCCCGACCTCTCCAACCTCCCGCTCGTCTTCCAG includes:
- the vanR-Sc gene encoding VanSc-type vancomycin resistance response regulator transcription factor VanR: MRVLIVEDEPYLAEAIRDGLRLEAIAADVAGDGDTALELLSINAYDIAVLDRDIPGPSGDEIARRIVASGSGMPILMLTAADRLDDKASGFGLGADDYLTKPFDMRELVLRLRALDRRRAHSRPPVREIAGLRVDPFRREVYRDGRYVPLTRKQFAVLEVLVAAEGGVVSAEELLERAWDENADPFTNAVRITVSALRKRLGEPAIIATVAGVGYRIETAAGARS